In Macadamia integrifolia cultivar HAES 741 chromosome 12, SCU_Mint_v3, whole genome shotgun sequence, the following are encoded in one genomic region:
- the LOC122057386 gene encoding beta-glucosidase 11-like, producing MKRMGCNAYCVLILVLHVVALKGSPALVQAAAGDFSRDDFPPPPRFVFGAGTSAYQVEGAAFEDGRSPSIWDTFAHSGRLGDDNGDIACDMYHKYKEDVQLMVNTGLEAYRFSISWSRVLPNGRGPVNPKGVHYYNSLINELLSHGIQPHVTLFHYDIPQALEDEYGGWLSPKIVKDFTTFADVCFREFGDRVSHWTTMNEANVFVMGGYDTGAFPPGRCSSPFGKNCTRGSSTTEPYIATHNILLSHASAARLYKEKYQAKQHGLIGLDILAYGLVPLTNSSEDEKAAERVHDFFHGWFLNPLVFGDYPESMKKSVGPRLPSFTPLQSKLVKGSCDFFGLNHYRTMYIKDDPDSLNTNTRDYLGDMAANMLSKQGQVPVGEFPIDPAGLQIVLENFKEVYGNLPVFIYENGQMTNHNASLDAILNDTSRVAYLEAFMGSLLQAIRNGSNVKGYFVWSFMDLFELFDGLKATFGLYYVDFEDPDLKRYARFSAHWYSSFLKRRRINQYLWDH from the exons atgaagagGATGGGTTGTAATGCTTATTGTGTGTTGATACTGGTATTACATGTTGTAGCACTAAAGGGTTCGCCGGCGTTGGTCCAAGCTGCCGCCGGTGATTTTAGCAGAGACGACTTCCCACCACCACCTCGCTTTGTTTTCGGTGCTGGAACTTCTGCTTATCAG GTTGAAGGAGCAGCATTCGAGGATGGAAGGAGTCCTAGCATCTGGGATACCTTTGCTCACTCTG GAAGACTTGGTGACGACAATGGGGACATAGCCTGCGACATGTATCACAAATATAAG GAAGATGTTCAACTGATGGTAAATACAGGCTTAGAAGCTTATCGATTCTCCATCTCATGGTCTAGGGTTCTACCAA ATGGAAGAGGACCTGTTAATCCAAAGGGAGTACACTACTATAACAGCCTCATCAATGAACTGCTTAGCCATG GAATTCAACCACATGTTACACTGTTCCATTATGATATCCCTCAAGCACTTGAGGACGAGTATGGAGGATGGCTTAGCCCAAAGATTGT GAAAGATTTCACAACATTTGCAGATGTGTGCTTCAGAGAATTTGGTGATAGAGTTTCACATTGGACTACTATGAATGAGGCAAACGTGTTTGTCATGGGAGGGTATGACACAGGTGCGTTCCCACCAGGCCGTTGCTCCTCCCCGTTTGGTAAAAATTGTACAAGAGGCAGCTCAACAACGGAGCCTTACATTGCCACGCACAATATCTTGCTGTCTCATGCATCAGCCGCAAGGTTGTACAAGGAGAAGTACCAG GCCAAGCAGCATGGACTTATAGGTCTCGATATCTTAGCCTATGGGTTGGTTCCTTTAACAAATTCATCAGAAGATGAGAAAGCAGCTGAAAGGGTCCATGACTTCTTTCATGGTTG GTTCCTGAACCCTTTAGTGTTCGGTGACTATCCTGAATCTATGAAAAAAAGCGTTGGCCCAAGGCTCCCTTCTTTCACCCCACTCCAATCAAAACTAGTGAAAGGCTCATGTGACTTCTTTGGACTGAACCATTACAGAACAATGTACATCAAAGATGATCCCGACAGTCTCAATACGAATACAAGAGATTACTTGGGAGACATGGCTGCAAATATGTTAT CTAAGCAGGGACAGGTACCAGTTGGTGAG TTTCCTATTGATCCTGCTGGTCTGCAAATTGTGTTGGAGAATTTCAAGGAAGTTTATGGCAACTTACCTGTCTTCATTTATGAAAATG GCCAAATGACAAACCACAATGCTTCATTGGATGCTATATTGAATGACACATCCAGAGTGGCATATTTGGAAGCTTTCATGGGAAGTTTGCTCCAGGCCATTAG aaatgggTCGAATGTCAAAGGGTATTTTGTTTGGTCCTTCATGGATCTGTTTGAATTATTTGATGGCCTCAAAGCCACTTTTGGCCTCTATTACGTAGATTTTGAAGATCcagatttgaagagatatgcTAGGTTCTCTGCACACTGGTACTCCAGCTTTCTCAAGAGGAGAAGGATCAACCAGTACCTATGGGATCATTAA